A genomic region of Phragmites australis chromosome 2, lpPhrAust1.1, whole genome shotgun sequence contains the following coding sequences:
- the LOC133900759 gene encoding peroxidase 1-like isoform X1 yields the protein MRMTTSSSVGAGLVVLVATVCLLLPAATRAQLQVGFYNTSCPNAEALVRQAVAAAFANNSGIAAGLIRLHFHDCFVRGCDASVLLSVNPGGGKTEREAPPNNPSLRGFEVVDAAKAAIERSCPRTVSCADILAFAARDSVNLTGNVFYQVPAGRRDGNVSKEGDALKNLPGPNNTATGLIDGFAAKNLTAEEMVVLSGSHTIGRSHCDSFLFKNRERLANGTISPAYQALLEALCPPTTNQFTPNTTEIDLSTPTVLDNNYYKLLPLNLGLHFSDDQLIRNATTAPNVAAFAANETLWKEKFISAMIKMGRIEVNTGAQGEVRLNCSIVNAPSSSTGIEMLLPGTSDDRADEVATS from the exons ATGAGGATGACGACGAGCAGCAGCGTGGGCGCTGGCCTGGTGGTGCTCGTCGCCACCGTGTGCCTGCTGCTGCCGGCGGCGACCCGGGCGCAGCTTCAGGTGGGGTTCTACAACACCTCCTGCCCCAACGCTGAGGCGCTGGTGCGGcaggccgtcgccgccgcgttCGCCAACAACTCCGGCATCGCTGCCGGGCTCATCCGCCTCCATTTCCATGACTGCTTTGTCAGG GGCTGCGACGCCTCCGTGCTACTGTCCGTGAACCCCGGCGGCGGCAAGACGGAGCGTGAAGCCCCGCCGAACAACCCGAGCCTGCGCGGCTTCGAGGTCGTTGATGCGGCCAAGGCTGCCATCGAGCGGAGCTGCCCGCGCACGGTGTCCTGCGCGGACATCCTGGCCTTCGCCGCCCGCGATAGCGTCAATCTCACGGGCAACGTCTTCTACCAGGtccccgccggccgccgcgacgGCAACGTCTCCAAGGAGGGCGACGCGCTGAAAAACCTCCCCGGGCCGAACAACACGGCGACGGGCCTCATCGACGGCTTCGCCGCCAAGAACCTCACCGCCGAAGAGATGGTGGTCCTCTCCGGCTCCCACACCATCGGCCGCTCCCACTGCGACTCCTTCCTGTTCAAGAACCGTGAGCGGCTGGCGAACGGCACGATCAGCCCAGCGTACCAGGCCCTGCTGGAGGCGCTGTGCCCGCCGACCACGAACCAGTTCACGCCCAACACGACGGAGATCGACCTGAGCACGCCCACAGTGCTGGACAACAACTACTACAAGCTGCTACCGCTCAACCTGGGCCTGCACTTCTCCGACGACCAGCTCATCCGCAACGCCACCACCGCGCCCAACGTCGCCGCCTTCGCCGCCAACGAGACGCTCTGGAAGGAGAAGTTCATCTCCGCGATGATCAAGATGGGCCGCATCGAGGTGAACACCGGCGCCCAGGGGGAGGTCCGGCTCAACTGCAGCATCGTCAACGCGCCGTCGTCGTCCACGGGGATCGAGatgctcctcccgggcacctCCGATGATCGTGCCGACGAGGTCGCCACGAGTTGA
- the LOC133900759 gene encoding peroxidase 1-like isoform X2: MRMTTSSSVGAGLVVLVATVCLLLPAATRAQLQVGFYNTSCPNAEALVRQAVAAAFANNSGIAAGLIRLHFHDCFVRGCDASVLLSVNPGGGKTEREAPPNNPSLRGFEVPAGRRDGNVSKEGDALKNLPGPNNTATGLIDGFAAKNLTAEEMVVLSGSHTIGRSHCDSFLFKNRERLANGTISPAYQALLEALCPPTTNQFTPNTTEIDLSTPTVLDNNYYKLLPLNLGLHFSDDQLIRNATTAPNVAAFAANETLWKEKFISAMIKMGRIEVNTGAQGEVRLNCSIVNAPSSSTGIEMLLPGTSDDRADEVATS, from the exons ATGAGGATGACGACGAGCAGCAGCGTGGGCGCTGGCCTGGTGGTGCTCGTCGCCACCGTGTGCCTGCTGCTGCCGGCGGCGACCCGGGCGCAGCTTCAGGTGGGGTTCTACAACACCTCCTGCCCCAACGCTGAGGCGCTGGTGCGGcaggccgtcgccgccgcgttCGCCAACAACTCCGGCATCGCTGCCGGGCTCATCCGCCTCCATTTCCATGACTGCTTTGTCAGG GGCTGCGACGCCTCCGTGCTACTGTCCGTGAACCCCGGCGGCGGCAAGACGGAGCGTGAAGCCCCGCCGAACAACCCGAGCCTGCGCGGCTTCGAG GtccccgccggccgccgcgacgGCAACGTCTCCAAGGAGGGCGACGCGCTGAAAAACCTCCCCGGGCCGAACAACACGGCGACGGGCCTCATCGACGGCTTCGCCGCCAAGAACCTCACCGCCGAAGAGATGGTGGTCCTCTCCGGCTCCCACACCATCGGCCGCTCCCACTGCGACTCCTTCCTGTTCAAGAACCGTGAGCGGCTGGCGAACGGCACGATCAGCCCAGCGTACCAGGCCCTGCTGGAGGCGCTGTGCCCGCCGACCACGAACCAGTTCACGCCCAACACGACGGAGATCGACCTGAGCACGCCCACAGTGCTGGACAACAACTACTACAAGCTGCTACCGCTCAACCTGGGCCTGCACTTCTCCGACGACCAGCTCATCCGCAACGCCACCACCGCGCCCAACGTCGCCGCCTTCGCCGCCAACGAGACGCTCTGGAAGGAGAAGTTCATCTCCGCGATGATCAAGATGGGCCGCATCGAGGTGAACACCGGCGCCCAGGGGGAGGTCCGGCTCAACTGCAGCATCGTCAACGCGCCGTCGTCGTCCACGGGGATCGAGatgctcctcccgggcacctCCGATGATCGTGCCGACGAGGTCGCCACGAGTTGA